The following are encoded in a window of Rissa tridactyla isolate bRisTri1 chromosome 15, bRisTri1.patW.cur.20221130, whole genome shotgun sequence genomic DNA:
- the LOC128917932 gene encoding cytochrome c oxidase assembly protein COX11, mitochondrial, translated as MGLCGRGWARCGGLRLSGGPGPLWALALGRALPRPGPAGGWPGGEARFGLWAAGGRAAAPRGTRGLRSSNPFTRRQEEEWRRRNRSALAYIAAAAVGMVGMSYAAVPLYRLYCQATGLGGTTGAGHSAEQIERMEPVRDRVIRVTFNADVHSSIQWNFKPQQSEIYVVPGETALAFYKAKNPTDKPIIGISTYNVIPFEAGQYFNKIQCFCFEEQRLNPQEEVDMPVFFYIDPEFAEDPKMAKVDLITLSYTFFEAKEGQKLPLPGYQ; from the exons ATGGGGCTGTGcgggcggggctgggcgcgctgCGGGGGCCTGCGGCTCTCCGGGGGGCCGGGCCCCCTCTGGGCCCTGGCGCTGGGACGGGCCCTTCCTCGGCCGGGCCCTGCCGGCGGGTGGCCGGGGGGTGAGGCTCGGTTCGGCCTctgggcggcgggcgggcgggcggcggccccgcgggggaCCCGCGGGTTGCGGAGCTCCAACCCCTTCACCCGCAGGCAGGAGGAAGAATGGCGGCGCCGGAACCGGTCGGCGCTGGCCTACATCGCGGCCGCCGCCGTGGGCATGGTGGGCATGTCGTACGCGGCCGTGCCGCTCTACCGCCTGTACTGCCAG GCGACGGGGCTGGGCGGAACGACGGGCGCGGGCCACAGCGCGGAGCAGATCGAGAGGATGGAGCCGGTGCGGGACCGCGTCATCAGGGTCACCTTCAACGCGGACGTGCATTCCAGCATCCAGTGGAACTTCAAGCCCCAGCAGAGCGAAATCTAC GTGGTACCAGGAGAGACCGCACTGGCcttttataaagcaaaaaatCCTACTGACAAACCAATAATTGGAATCTCTACCTACAACGTAATACCCTTTGAAGCAGGACAGTATTTCAATAAAATACAA TGTTTTTGCTTTGAAGAACAGCGGCTAAATCCTCAAGAAGAAGTGGACATGCCGGTCTTTTTCTACATTGATCCAGAATTTGCAGAGGACCCTAAAATGGCTAAAGTTGATTTGATCACCCTCTCTTACACCTTTTTTGAAGCCAAGGAAGGACAGAAGTTACCACTTCCTGGATATCAGTAA